In Leptospira perdikensis, a single genomic region encodes these proteins:
- a CDS encoding malic enzyme-like NAD(P)-binding protein — protein MKQSALEYHSRFPKGKTKVVPTKPTENSYDLSLAYSPGVAYPCLEIEKQPELVYEYTNRGNLVGIITNGTAILGLGNIGASAGKPVMEGKAVLFKKFAGIDVFDIEINETDPEKFITIVKALEPTFGGINLEDIRAPECFHIEKTLDESMKIPVFHDDQHGTAIISTAALLNSLELTGKKAGNIKVVINGAGAAAISIAEMLTHIGVKHESIFMLDSRGVINHKRANLHETKLPFVRKTDAETLEDIFPGTDLFIGVSVANVVTEAMVKTMADKPIMFALANPDPEIPYPDAKQARPDLIMATGRSDYPNQVNNVLGFPFIFRGALDVRAKVVNMEMKLAAAYALSELTKLPVPIEVSEAYNEKEIRFGADYIIPKPLDSRVLYHVAPAVAEAAVKTGVNQVEYPGREAYVKFLESIMAQQQEPISALEI, from the coding sequence ATGAAACAAAGCGCACTTGAGTATCACTCTAGGTTTCCGAAAGGAAAAACCAAAGTAGTTCCGACAAAACCAACGGAGAACAGTTACGACCTGTCCTTGGCCTACTCACCGGGAGTCGCTTACCCTTGCCTCGAAATTGAAAAACAACCAGAACTCGTTTATGAGTACACAAACCGAGGAAATTTAGTCGGAATCATCACCAATGGAACTGCAATTTTAGGTCTTGGCAACATTGGAGCTTCCGCTGGAAAACCAGTGATGGAAGGAAAGGCAGTTTTATTCAAAAAATTTGCTGGCATCGATGTCTTTGATATCGAAATCAACGAAACAGATCCTGAAAAATTCATTACCATTGTAAAAGCCCTTGAACCAACGTTTGGTGGTATCAACTTGGAAGATATCCGTGCTCCGGAATGTTTTCATATAGAAAAAACTTTAGATGAAAGTATGAAGATTCCTGTTTTTCATGATGACCAACATGGAACTGCTATCATCTCCACTGCTGCACTACTCAATTCATTAGAACTCACTGGTAAAAAAGCTGGTAACATCAAAGTTGTGATCAATGGAGCAGGTGCTGCTGCCATTTCCATTGCTGAGATGTTAACACATATCGGAGTCAAACATGAATCTATTTTTATGTTGGATTCACGTGGTGTCATCAATCACAAACGAGCCAATCTTCATGAAACCAAGTTACCTTTTGTTCGCAAAACTGATGCAGAAACATTAGAAGATATTTTTCCTGGAACCGATTTGTTTATTGGTGTTTCTGTTGCGAATGTAGTGACTGAAGCAATGGTAAAAACAATGGCTGACAAACCAATTATGTTTGCTCTTGCCAATCCCGATCCAGAAATTCCTTATCCCGATGCCAAACAAGCAAGGCCAGATTTGATTATGGCAACGGGTCGGAGTGATTATCCTAACCAAGTTAATAATGTACTTGGATTTCCATTTATCTTTCGCGGTGCTCTTGATGTTCGTGCAAAAGTAGTGAATATGGAAATGAAGTTAGCTGCAGCTTATGCTTTAAGTGAACTAACTAAACTTCCAGTTCCTATCGAAGTATCAGAAGCTTACAACGAAAAAGAAATTCGATTTGGTGCCGATTATATCATTCCAAAACCTTTGGACTCAAGAGTTCTTTACCATGTGGCTCCCGCAGTGGCAGAAGCCGCTGTTAAAACAGGTGTGAACCAGGTTGAGTATCCAGGCCGCGAAGCTTATGTAAAGTTTTTGGAATCGATCATGGCCCAACAACAAGAGCCAATCAGCGCTTTAGAAATCTAA
- a CDS encoding DoxX family protein — protein MLEKLFYTETSWFFTLLRLVLGLVILPHGLQKLCGWFGGYGFSATLDFFKSEGIPYAIGFLVIVSESFGALGLILGLFTRISSLGIALTMIGAAIYVRKNGFFMNWFNQQAGEGFEYHILAIGIAVILMISGGGHLAIDSWIAHKVK, from the coding sequence ATGTTAGAAAAGTTATTCTACACAGAAACAAGTTGGTTTTTTACCTTACTGAGATTGGTTTTAGGTCTTGTGATTTTACCACATGGATTACAGAAATTATGCGGATGGTTTGGAGGGTATGGGTTTTCTGCAACTTTAGATTTTTTTAAATCGGAAGGAATCCCGTATGCCATAGGTTTTTTAGTCATTGTGTCAGAATCCTTTGGTGCCCTGGGGTTAATTTTGGGACTGTTCACAAGAATTTCTTCGTTGGGAATTGCACTTACCATGATCGGAGCTGCGATTTATGTGAGAAAAAACGGCTTTTTTATGAATTGGTTCAACCAACAAGCTGGTGAAGGATTTGAATACCATATCTTAGCCATTGGAATTGCAGTAATTCTAATGATTTCTGGCGGCGGCCACCTAGCAATTGATAGCTGGATTGCTCATAAAGTTAAGTAA
- a CDS encoding AraC family transcriptional regulator: MKTLNSPAKMPTEIKNIPMIHLTDVHEDDKNPYYYAGRLEELPNEFQDFDSSHRHSYYALFYFTEGQGIHSIDFHSHSITENSLFFLRPGQVHSWTFSKPVKGFALKIYPDYLSEHGGQVTSFQNYPFFQLGNENSKLTIQDGDQFKKDFERLLVEKNTKSDSSMTFLLIQLVLQQSLKEFNSSFTDNVTVASKLRDFFRLLENHFKDQKTTSYYAKQIGTSSGNLNQLCQKQYGKSAKAIIQERLVLEIKRLLIHSDLNINQIALTLGFIDNSYFSKFFKNHTDNSPENFRRLKRKLP, encoded by the coding sequence ATGAAAACTCTAAATTCTCCAGCTAAGATGCCAACTGAAATCAAAAACATTCCCATGATCCACTTAACAGATGTTCATGAGGATGATAAAAATCCTTATTATTATGCCGGTCGATTAGAAGAATTGCCAAATGAATTTCAGGACTTTGATAGTTCCCATAGACATTCCTATTATGCCTTGTTTTATTTTACAGAAGGACAAGGGATCCACTCCATCGACTTCCATTCCCATTCGATTACAGAAAACAGTCTTTTTTTCTTAAGACCGGGCCAAGTGCATTCCTGGACTTTTTCCAAACCAGTAAAAGGTTTTGCATTGAAGATTTATCCAGATTACCTCTCCGAACATGGAGGACAAGTCACCAGTTTTCAAAACTATCCATTTTTCCAATTGGGAAATGAAAATTCTAAACTTACCATCCAAGATGGAGACCAATTCAAAAAAGATTTTGAAAGATTACTCGTAGAAAAAAATACAAAATCTGATTCTTCTATGACTTTCCTTTTGATTCAATTGGTTTTGCAACAATCATTAAAAGAGTTTAATTCATCCTTTACTGACAATGTTACCGTTGCTTCTAAGTTAAGGGATTTTTTTCGGTTATTGGAAAATCATTTCAAAGACCAAAAAACAACTTCCTATTATGCAAAACAAATTGGGACATCCTCAGGAAATTTAAACCAACTTTGCCAAAAACAATATGGAAAATCAGCAAAGGCAATCATCCAAGAAAGATTGGTTTTGGAAATCAAACGGCTGTTAATTCATTCTGATTTGAATATCAATCAAATTGCTTTGACCTTGGGATTTATAGATAATTCCTACTTTAGTAAATTTTTTAAAAATCATACAGACAACTCACCAGAAAATTTTAGACGGCTGAAACGAAAACTACCATAA